A window from Thalassophryne amazonica chromosome 15, fThaAma1.1, whole genome shotgun sequence encodes these proteins:
- the naf1 gene encoding H/ACA ribonucleoprotein complex non-core subunit NAF1 isoform X1: MDEKQPEEKEETLPGIKDEEEIMEINTCDVQNVILSHEEADKPSEKTDPETKTGEAVTDFSALPENSLWRKEIEVDSSEDTDSSSSSSSMSSPCVSGIVDDEDDEGFSQPAPIKTCNEVLLDELPPVEEMSVSLPEGAVLQPVGTISSIIQQLVIIQSLKDMPPLTDDSFIFNADRLAVGKVFEVFGPVSSPLYIIRFNTEEEIKSKGLTVGLTVFCAPAIKEYTSFVITQHLQLLKGSDASWKNDQEPPEEALDYSDDEQEQQAKRKRKHNSQKQREGNHAANPGATTHNVLQHQQPDVRARHTRFRQHSLTHEQPPVQQAHPPPEYPQIPPVYLPPPCPYPPPPLPPPQPPHAAPPMYPPYPPPPLPSFFSPPPSSSPVTSFYSPPPSSPFWPYSTLPPPPPPPPPPPQ, translated from the exons ATGGATGAaaagcagccagaggagaaagaaGAAACATTACCAGGGATCAAGGATGAGGAAGAGATAATGGAAATTAACACATGTGATGTGCAAAATGTTATCCTCTCTCATGAGGAGGCAGATAAGCCATCTGAAAAGACAGATCCAGAGACTAAAACAGGAGAGGCTGTCACAGATTTCTCAGCACTGCCTGAGAATAGTTTGTGGAGGAAAGAGATTGAAGTTGATAGTTCAGAGGATACAGACAG CAGCTCTTCTTCTTCCTCTATGTCTTCTCCCTGCGTCTCTGGGATTGTTGACGATGAAGATGATGAAGGTTTTAGCCAACCGGCTCCCATCAAAACATGCAATGAAGTTTTGCTTGAT GAGCTTCCACCAGTTGAGGAGATGTCTGTGTCCTTACCAGAGGGTGCTGTACTGCAGCCAGTGGGGACGATCTCCAGCATTATACAGCAGCTTG TAATTATTCAGTCTCTGAAGGACATGCCCCCTCTGACGGATGACAGCTTCATCTTTAATGCTGACAGACTGGCTGTGGGCAAG GTTTTTGAGGTGTTTGGTCCAGTGTCTAGCCCGTTGTATATAATCCGATTTAACACTGAAGAGGAAATAAAGAGCAAGGGGCTAACAGTGGGACTGACTGTTTTTTGTGCACCGGCCATCAAAGAGTATACCAGCTTTGTCATCACACAACATCTTCAACT TTTAAAGGGATCTGATGCCTCATGGAAGAATGACCAGGAACCACCAGAAGAG GCATTAGATTACAGTGACGATGAGCAGGAGCAACAGGCAAAGAGGAAACGGAAACACAATTCTCAAAAGCAGAGGGAGGGGAACCACGCCG CTAATCCTGGTGCAACTACCCACAATGTCCTGCAACATCAGCAGCCTGATGTCAGAGCAAGACACACGAGATTCAGGCAGCACAGCCTGACACACGAGCAGCCGCCGGTCCAacaagcccacccaccacctgaaTACCCACAAATACCTCCAGTGTACCTCCCCCCTCCCTGCCCCTACCCtccccctcctcttcctcctccacaACCACCTCATGCTGCCCCGCCCATGTACCCTCCttaccctcctcctcctctcccatCTTTTTTCAGCCCTCCACCTTCCTCTTCTCCTGTCACATCTTTTTACAGCCCTCCACCCTCCTCTCCTTTCTGGCCTTATTCTACGCTTCCGCCTCCGccgccacctcctcctcctcctcctcagtga
- the naf1 gene encoding H/ACA ribonucleoprotein complex non-core subunit NAF1 isoform X2, translated as MDEKQPEEKEETLPGIKDEEEIMEINTCDVQNVILSHEEADKPSEKTDPETKTGEAVTDFSALPENSLWRKEIEVDSSEDTDSSSSSSMSSPCVSGIVDDEDDEGFSQPAPIKTCNEVLLDELPPVEEMSVSLPEGAVLQPVGTISSIIQQLVIIQSLKDMPPLTDDSFIFNADRLAVGKVFEVFGPVSSPLYIIRFNTEEEIKSKGLTVGLTVFCAPAIKEYTSFVITQHLQLLKGSDASWKNDQEPPEEALDYSDDEQEQQAKRKRKHNSQKQREGNHAANPGATTHNVLQHQQPDVRARHTRFRQHSLTHEQPPVQQAHPPPEYPQIPPVYLPPPCPYPPPPLPPPQPPHAAPPMYPPYPPPPLPSFFSPPPSSSPVTSFYSPPPSSPFWPYSTLPPPPPPPPPPPQ; from the exons ATGGATGAaaagcagccagaggagaaagaaGAAACATTACCAGGGATCAAGGATGAGGAAGAGATAATGGAAATTAACACATGTGATGTGCAAAATGTTATCCTCTCTCATGAGGAGGCAGATAAGCCATCTGAAAAGACAGATCCAGAGACTAAAACAGGAGAGGCTGTCACAGATTTCTCAGCACTGCCTGAGAATAGTTTGTGGAGGAAAGAGATTGAAGTTGATAGTTCAGAGGATACAGACAG CTCTTCTTCTTCCTCTATGTCTTCTCCCTGCGTCTCTGGGATTGTTGACGATGAAGATGATGAAGGTTTTAGCCAACCGGCTCCCATCAAAACATGCAATGAAGTTTTGCTTGAT GAGCTTCCACCAGTTGAGGAGATGTCTGTGTCCTTACCAGAGGGTGCTGTACTGCAGCCAGTGGGGACGATCTCCAGCATTATACAGCAGCTTG TAATTATTCAGTCTCTGAAGGACATGCCCCCTCTGACGGATGACAGCTTCATCTTTAATGCTGACAGACTGGCTGTGGGCAAG GTTTTTGAGGTGTTTGGTCCAGTGTCTAGCCCGTTGTATATAATCCGATTTAACACTGAAGAGGAAATAAAGAGCAAGGGGCTAACAGTGGGACTGACTGTTTTTTGTGCACCGGCCATCAAAGAGTATACCAGCTTTGTCATCACACAACATCTTCAACT TTTAAAGGGATCTGATGCCTCATGGAAGAATGACCAGGAACCACCAGAAGAG GCATTAGATTACAGTGACGATGAGCAGGAGCAACAGGCAAAGAGGAAACGGAAACACAATTCTCAAAAGCAGAGGGAGGGGAACCACGCCG CTAATCCTGGTGCAACTACCCACAATGTCCTGCAACATCAGCAGCCTGATGTCAGAGCAAGACACACGAGATTCAGGCAGCACAGCCTGACACACGAGCAGCCGCCGGTCCAacaagcccacccaccacctgaaTACCCACAAATACCTCCAGTGTACCTCCCCCCTCCCTGCCCCTACCCtccccctcctcttcctcctccacaACCACCTCATGCTGCCCCGCCCATGTACCCTCCttaccctcctcctcctctcccatCTTTTTTCAGCCCTCCACCTTCCTCTTCTCCTGTCACATCTTTTTACAGCCCTCCACCCTCCTCTCCTTTCTGGCCTTATTCTACGCTTCCGCCTCCGccgccacctcctcctcctcctcctcagtga